From the genome of Malus domestica chromosome 04, GDT2T_hap1, one region includes:
- the LOC139195028 gene encoding uncharacterized protein, with product MKSYGEDIGNQRIVQKLLINLPKSNDSIVAVIENTKDLETVDVQDVVATLKGYEQRIERHYENISDKAFPSLSIAPKKNNYNANHNFKPTKNWRTKGMSATVKKGEDIWYVDNGCSNRMTGRENLSVNIDKSVNAKVETGTWKLVDMVGNGDLLVETKQGKRYIKETMLVPGLKENLLRVG from the exons ATGAAGAGTTATGGTGAAGATATTGGAAATCAAAGAATTGTGCAAAAGTTATTGATTAACCTTCCTAAATCCAATGATAGTATTGTGGCTGTGATTGAAAATACTAAGGATTTGGAGACTGTTGATGTGCAGGATGTTGTAGCTACTCTAAAAGGGTATGAACAACGAATTGAGAGGCATTATGAAAATATTAGTGATAAGGCATTTCCTAGTTTGAGTATAGCTCCCAAGAAGAACAATTATAATGCTAATCATAACTTCAAACCAACAAAGAATTGGAGGACAAAAG GTATGTCAGCTACTGTGAAGAAGGGTGAAGACATTTGGTATGTTGACAATGGATGTAGTAATCGCATGACAGGGAGAGAAAATCTCTCAGTGAATATTGATAAGAGTGTCAATGCCAAAGTTGAAACGGGCACATGGAAATTGGTTGATATGGTTGGAAATGGTGATTTACTGGTTGAAACTAAACAAGGTAAAAGGTACATAAAAGAGACAATGTTGGTACCTGGTTTGAAGGAGAATTTGTTGAGAGTAGGATAG
- the LOC139195030 gene encoding zinc finger BED domain-containing protein DAYSLEEPER-like, whose amino-acid sequence MAIAAILDPRFKMKLIEYYFSLIYKENAPSEIEKVFDLAVNLVKEYELKHRPGLWSSESSSSTDFPSQSCNFRVGDPLTSYDQFVMDSTINNEQSDLDLYLGEKVLPRTQDFDILSWWKTNGNKYPILHQIARDILAILVSTVALESSFSTGGRIISPHRSRLHLSTVEALMCSRDWLWGQMRDLNSTRVEDSSLDG is encoded by the exons ATGGCAATTGCAGCTATTCTGGATCCAAGGTTCAAGATGAAATTGATCGAGtattatttttctcttatttATAAAGAGAATGCTCCATCGGAAATTGAGAAAGTCTTTGACTTGGCTGTTAATTTGGTCAAAGAGTATGAATTGAAGCATAGACCTGGGCTTTGGTCTTCTGAATCTTCTTCTTCGACTGATTTTCCATCACAGTCATGTAATTTCAGAGTTGGTGATCCTTTAACATCTTATGACCAGTTTGTTATGGATTCTACCATCAATAATGAACAATCTGACTTAGACCTATATTTGGGGGAGAAAGTCTTGCCTAGGACTCAAGATTTTGATATATTGTCGTGGTGGAAGACAAATGGGAATAAATATCCTATTTTGCATCAGATAGCTCGAGATATTTTGGCTATTCTTGTATCTACAGTAGCTTTAGAGTCTTCATTTAGTACTGGTGGTAGGATTATTAGTCCACACCGTAGCCGACTTCATTTAAGCACAGTGGAAGCACTCATGTGTTCTCGAGACTGGTTGTGGGGTCAGATGCGAG ATTTAAACTCTACTCGTGTTGAAGATTCTTCATTGGATGGATGA
- the LOC139195029 gene encoding uncharacterized protein, with product MKHHNVFWTSCATHCIDLMFEAMGKRENVATVVKRARTITNYIYNHGWLLAKMREFCKGEIIRPATTRFATNYIALDSLLKKKAGLKQLFTSDDWANHNFSRSNASRMVESIVLDHAFWTQSEHVCQVFEPLYKVLRIVDTEVYPTMGAVYELMRVVKDELERKHGARWVIKIIEDRWYKTLYHDLHAAAYYLNPRYQYRLGVGDDGTLIRAVHNVYSKLDPASPAVGQFGNELTWFKDARRTFGEPTSIAARTTMSPTEWWIMYGTDAPTVRKLAIKVLSQTASSSACERNWSTFALIHTKQRNRLAHSRLEKLVYCYYNMKLQIRDKEAEIDHVDRGDPLDVFDIVGEEDDDTEGNQLYQWIRPLHLDDNEDNPTPRVAEEARNEGINVERVLEEEDVETTFDRPPRNNDEGVRKEKLSVLPKSLDHSEIRYETSCHVSYVKFLAATRDDKLCTQNIGVHVPGQDPTDDDIDNVADQRLESSMEIGAETLRDTNLIQEPFQIEGVSSIEIVIQSITIDLGNLPRYDDPVPTNDDGDVHIDDEKWDTE from the exons atgaagcatcataatgtgttttggacatcatgtgcaacacattgtattgatctcatgtttgaggcaatggggaagagagagaatgttgctactgtggtcaaaagagctagaacgatcacaaattatatttacaatcacggttggttgttggcaaagatgcgtgaattttgcaaaggagaaattattcgtccagctaccactcgattcgccaccaactatattgcattagacagcctacttaagaagaaagcagggttgaagcaactattcactagtgacgattgggccaaccacaatttcagccgctcaaatgctagtcgtatggtggaaagtatagtgcttgatcatgctttttggactcaatcagaacatgtgtgccaagtgtttgaacctctttacaaggTTTTACGGAttgttgacacagaagtgtatcctactatgggggcagtatatgaattgatgcgtgtagtgaaggatgaattggaaagaaaacatggtgcaaggtgggtcataaagataattgaagaccgatggtataaaacattataccacgatttgcatgcagcag catattatttgaatcctcgataccaatacagactcggtgttggagatgatggtacccttatacgtgctgtacataatgtatactctaaattagaccctgcatcaccagcagttggccaatttggaaatgag ctaacatggtttaaagatgcaagaagaacttttggagaaccaacatcaattgctgctcgaacaacaatgtctccta ctgaatggtggatcatgtatgggaccgatgcaccaactgtgagaaagttagcaatcaaagtattatcacaaacagcttcctcatctgcttgtgaaagaaattggagcacatttgcactcatacacacaaagcaaagaaataggttggctcatagtaggttggaaaaattagtttattgctactacaacatgaagcttcaaattcgagataaggaagcagaaatagatcatgtcgaccgtggtgacccactagatgtgtttgatattgttggtgaagaagatgatgatacagagggtaaccaactttatcaatggattagacctcttcatttagatgataaTGAAGACAACCCaactcccagagttgctgaagaagcacgtaatgaagggataaatgtagaaagagtattagaggaggag GATGTTGAGACAACTTTTGATCGTCCCCCTCGCAATAATGACGAGGGTGtgagaaaggagaaactttCAGTTTTGCCTAAATCGCTCGACCATTCGGAGATCCGATACGAGACGA GTTGCCATGTCAGCTACGTCAAGTTCTTAGCGGCTACACGAGATGACAAGTTATGCACACAAAACATCGGTGTTCATGTCCCAGGTCAAG ACCCTACTGATGACGACATCGACAATGTTGCTGACCAACGTCTAGAATCTTCGATGGAAATTGGTGCGGAAACACTTCGAGATACTAATCTTATCCAAGAACCATTTCAGATAGAAGGAGTATCTTCAATCGAAATAGTGATTCAATCAATCACAATTGACCTCGGTAATCTTCCGCGATATGATGATCCAGTGCCCACGAACGACGATGGTGACGTACATATCGATGATGAGAAATGGGACACTGAATGA